A segment of the Desulfurococcus mucosus DSM 2162 genome:
CCAACCTATTGAATACGCCTGCCTCCCTAAGGATCCCTGCGAGAGTCATCGAACCTATGAGGAAGACAAGCAGCCTCCAGTCGATCGCCCTATATATCATGTTCTGAGGCGGAGTCAACCCGGTTATAGCGAGAACCCCTACACCGGTTATAGCTGCTGCAACACGCCACTCCATCTTCATGACGGTTGCTATTATCACCGTGAAGAAAATGGTGAGCGCTATGGACTGCGCTACATCAGCCTGCAGGGAGTTCAAGTCTAATGGCGCACCACCCCTGTACTCGGCAACCATCCCGGCTATCCTGTCTCCAAGGGGTCCCGATACATGTAGAATACTCATGAGGAAGAAGGACAGCGTGAACACCACGGCGATGGATACAGCCAGCTTCACGAGAGGCCTCAACACTCACCACCCTTGCTAAGCCAGGATATAGGGGGTTGTGTTTTTAAACGTGTCTCCACCGCATGTCTTCACGTAGAGGCCACGCTGCGGCCGCTTCCCCATATACTGTCGAAGTATGAGAGGGCCTTCGAGACCAGGCTATGGCAGTTGGTTTCAACGGAGGCTTCATGATTCATCGTCAAGGCCGACTCAGTCCAGTTATGGCTTCCAAGTATCAGTGTGGAGTTATCTACTATGAGGATCTTCGCATGAGTAGTCCTCGAGGCGGATTCATCGAGCCTCACCGGTATCCCGGAGGCCACCATGTAGTCTATGGTCTCCCTGTAGGACCTATATGTTTCATCATCCACTACGACCTTAACATCGACGCCTTTCTCCCGTAGATCTCTCAACGCATTTAGCAGTGAGTTAACCGGGTCCCCTGCCTCCCGTGGATCATACTTGACCACATACATTATCACATACACGCTTCTCTCCGCGTTACCCAGGGCTTTCAAAGCCGCACTATAGTACTCTCTGTCCAGGAGCAGGCTCATGGAGCAAGTGTTGTTAACCGCAACTCCTCCGCCTGTTTCAAGCCTGCTGTATACATATATGCCTGCAATCAACCCGGCTACGACTCCAACCGCGAAAACCACGAGAATGCTTCTAGCACCCGTGTCAACCACCCTGGCCTGCATCCACTTTCAAGCTACCTTTATTCTTAAACCTTATAATCTTTACAGCGCCTATAGCATCTCAGACCATGTAGTGGTGTGGATGAAGGCCGTAGTGTTAGCCGGGGGCCTTGGAACGAGA
Coding sequences within it:
- a CDS encoding phospholipase D-like domain-containing protein translates to MQARVVDTGARSILVVFAVGVVAGLIAGIYVYSRLETGGGVAVNNTCSMSLLLDREYYSAALKALGNAERSVYVIMYVVKYDPREAGDPVNSLLNALRDLREKGVDVKVVVDDETYRSYRETIDYMVASGIPVRLDESASRTTHAKILIVDNSTLILGSHNWTESALTMNHEASVETNCHSLVSKALSYFDSIWGSGRSVAST